CGATCAACATGCAGACTTCACCTCCTGATTTCTGATCAAGAAACGCCCTATGTAAATGGATAGGGCGTTCTTGTCGTTTCTTATTTCGAAACTGTCATTTCCTCCATATTTACTGGGCGCCAACTACCGGATGAGGAACATACGGCTCTTCCAGCAATGCGATTTCTTCAGGTGTTAACGTAATCGAAAGAGCAGCTACTGCATCTTCAAGATGAGACGTTTTCGTAGCACCGATAATCGGAGCTGTTACCGGTTCTTTCTGTAGCAACCAGGAAAGTGCGATTTGAACGCGTGGAACTCCACGTTTTTCTGCGATGGCCGCAACCTGCTCCACGATCAATCGATCGGTATCTGCAGTCGCATCGTATTTAGATTTCGCCACTTGATCGGTTTCGGAACGATGTGTTGTTTCCTGCGCATCACGCGTCAATCTTCCACCTGCAAGCGGGCTGTATGGAATCACACCGATTTTTTCTTCCTTACAAAGCGGCAGCATCTCTCTCTCCTCTTCACGATATAAGAGGTTTAAATGATTTTGCATCGATACAAACCGGGTCCATCCATTCTTCTCAGCTATATGCAAAGCCTTTAGAAACTGCCATGCGTACATGGCAGAAGCTCCGATATATCTTGCCTTCCCAGCCTTCACCACATCATGTAATGCTTCCATCGTCTCTTCAATAGGGGTAGTGTAATCCCAGCGATGAATTTGGTACAGATCCACATAATCTGTCCCCAGTCGCTTAAGGCTCTTATCGATTTCACTCATAATAGCCTTTCGAGAAAGTCCCGCACCATTGGGGCCTTGATGCATACGGAAATGAACCTTCGTTGCAAGGACAATTTCATCTCGATTCGCAAAATCTTTTAAAGCCCGTCCGACGATTTCTTCGCTAGTTCCGTCTGAATATACATTCGCGGTATCAAAAAAATTGATGCCTAGCTCCAGGGCCTTTTTTATAATGGGACGACTGCGCTCTTCATCTAATATCCATGGATGAATCCATCGTTCTGCAACCCCAAAGCCCATACACCCAAGACAAAGCCGGGATACATCCAAGCCGGTATTTCCAAGTTTCATATAGTCCATTTGATTATACCTCTCTTTCCTAGATATTGTTTTCTTCAAATGTTCTACTCCAGCTACTTACACCGGATATTATTACATTTGGAGTTCACTCCAAGTCAAGCGATTTTGTTGCGTGATGCCTTCATATAGGACTAATTGTTCAGAATCGGTTCAGTGGGGTTTCGTATAATTCTCTTAGCATAGTTCCTTGGTTGCATAATCCGTAGAACTAAACATGACTAAAGACTTTGATAAAACAGGATATATGCCAATAAATAGCATCTAGGAGTGGAAATGTTGAAACTTAAAAATCGAAATAAATGGATTGCATCTGCGATGGTATTGGGGATTGCTTCAGGCTCCATCGTATCTTTGCCTTGGCTGGGGGGCGCTCAGACTGCTTATGCAGCGACAGCAGATACACAAAGTGAAACTGGATTTGTAGCACAAGCTCGTACTTTGGGTTTGATGACAGGTGGTAATCAGGGCGATTTTATGGCACAAAAGAATTTGACCCGCGCTGAAGCGGCCAAAATTTTGTGCGGTCTGTTCCAGTTGGAAGTTAACAATCAGCCGCAGACTTCCTTTATGGATGTATCGTCCGATGCATGGGGCGCTCCCTATATTGAGGCCGTACGTGCAGCCGGGTATATGACAGGTAACGGAGAACTCTTCCGTCCGGGGGATGCCATTACCAAGGAAGAACTGATTGTTTCGCTCGTACGTGCAATGCACTTGCAGGATACAAGTACTGCGGATGCACAGCAAAATGCAGTTCAGGTTGCCCGCTCCTACGGTCTGTTATCAGAGAATGCTTCTGCAACGGATTTGAAAAATCCATTGAACCGGGAGAGTGGTGCAGAAGTATTCGTCAGCCTGCTGGATCATCCGGTAGGAGAAGTGAAATCAGAGGGCAATACCGTTCGAATCGGAAATATCCCGTACCAGTTGGAAGGATCTTTGCAAGGCTTGTTTGGTGAAAATAACAAAGCTGTATTAAAAGGGGCAAAAATCGATCTTAACCGTAATTTGCGTACACTCACAGGTGTAAATAAGCTGGAAATTAACGCAGACGGTGGTGTATTTGACGGTAAGGGTGTGTCTTTTGATGGACGCCTGATCGTCAATGGTTCGGTAACCTTGAAAAACATGTCCTCCACAGGCGTATTAGAAATCAAAGGCTCAGGGACCCAGCCTGTATCGGCCATTTTGGAAAATACGACATGGTCCGGTGTAGAACTGGGCTCCAAGGATGCCAAACTGACTGCAACCGGGACGACAAAGATTGACAACCTTACGCTGAAAAATGATGCATCGATCGGGACCGAGGGGGATGCAGCGATTAGTCGTGTTTCATTGCAACAGGGACTAGGCAAGCTGTTGGTGAGCGGAAGTATTGGTTTGCTGGATGCATCACAATATGTGGGTGTTCCTTTTATCACACTGGCCAAGGGGGCTGCAATCAACCAGCTCAATCTGCCGGAACAAAAACAGCCGCAGGATGTTATTGTTAACTATAATGCGATGAAGGAAGCTGTTAGTCTCGTAAATGGTACGAAGAACTCATCCTCTGTTGGATCGGTTGTCACGGACACAGATAGCAAAGATAAGAAAAAACGTGACAGTGATATCGTCAGTATAGACCGCAGTCAGTTGGAGACGGAAGTCCATGCAGCCAAAGAACTGTTGGAGCGTGCAGGTGAGGGTGGACTGGATCAGGCGCTTTACACGGTCGCAGCGAAGGAAAACCTGTCCATAGCAATCAATCAGGCTATGCTGGTACTGAACAATACGGCAGCTACACAGGCAGAAGTAGATCAAGCGCTCAGCACATTGAAACAGGATGTTTCTGTGTACACAACCTCAGCCACAGAGCCGGTGATTGGAACACAGGAATTAACTAGACTGGTTCAGTTAGCTTCGACTACCCTTGAACAAAACCGAATGGTTGGTGATGAATTTCCACCTCTTTGGGACGACTCACTAAGTCAAGCGATTCAATTTGGCAACAATGTGTTGGAAGGAAATGCGCCTCAAAATATTGTGGATCGGGAAGCAGAAAGCTTGCGTCGAGTAATAAAGGTATACAAAGCATCAGTAAAACTCAGAGATGCCTATCTGCATTTTGTCGATGTAACGGATCGTGTGGATAATTTGAAAACAGATAAAGCGCGTTACAAGTCCTTAGTAAGAGAAGGATCAAATGTATATGTGAATCCATTGGCTACAACTGAGCAGTTGGAAGAATGGACACAAAAAATAGATCTTGCTACAGAATCATTCTTGGCACTGCAAGCAGCGGACTTCTCGGTGCTTAAGAATACTTTACAAGAAGCGCAGGTTATCTACGATCAGAATGGTTCTCAAAATGCTGAACTAGATAACTTGATTCAGGAATATACAGAGAAGATGCACACTGCTATGACCCAGCAGGACGTATTGAACTTGAACATGGAGCTGAGTCAAAGGCTTACGGAGTTCACTGTGCCATTGCCTGCTACAACTCGGGAAAAACTGCAGCAGCTGGTTCAAGATATTCAACTAAAACTGCTGTCTAACCCTGTGGCTCGTAATTACTTGAATACGGAAATGCTGTCTTTAGAGCAACAAACAGGACAAGCCAACTTTGCACTCATTATGCCATTTACTCCTGAGGAGCAATTGGTCATCTCTTATAATCAATTAAGTCAGGCTAAAGGGACCTATCTTGAAAAATATAACGAGAAAAGACTACAATTGAGAGACAAAGTCATTGAAATGCAGACTTCGATCAATGGAATTTTGCTGCAAAATTCAGGCGCATTAAGCGCTGAGGCTCAGCAAGCCTTGTCTTCTGCTTCAGAGCATGCCTCTACTTTCTTAGGCTTGTCCAGCTTTGAATTACAAGACGTTGTTCCTGTATATGAGGAGCTGCAACAAGTACAGAGCCAGTATGCTGCACCTATAACGGTGGATACTACGTTGTTGAATCACAATATCAATTTGGCCAATAATGAAATTTTGACGTTCGGCCGTCATTATACGGAACAAGATAACGAAGAACTTCAAGGGCAGATTAATCTGGCAAACCTTGTGCTTAATAATCCGGATAGCACACAGGTACAGGTAGACCAAGCTAATACGGATCTGATTACAGCGTTTGCGAACTACCAATTCAAATGGATCGTAACTGATCTTGATATCAATGAGCTTAAGAACATTGCGAACAATCTGCTTACAGTAAATGGTACAGATCCTACGACGGTCTACTTTCACAGAGTAGTGGATGCATTCAATCGTTTGGACCAGTATTTGCCTATGCCAGAACTTAAGAAAAATTACATGGATCTGGAAGATGCGATTCAGGAGTATAAAGATTTTGTAGCCAGCCAGCAACAAAACAGCGGAACAGGAAGCAGTGACAGTAACGGTCGACCAACGCCGCCGAGCGATAGCGACGGAACAGGAAGCAGCGACAGCAGCAGTG
The Paenibacillus peoriae DNA segment above includes these coding regions:
- a CDS encoding aldo/keto reductase, giving the protein MDYMKLGNTGLDVSRLCLGCMGFGVAERWIHPWILDEERSRPIIKKALELGINFFDTANVYSDGTSEEIVGRALKDFANRDEIVLATKVHFRMHQGPNGAGLSRKAIMSEIDKSLKRLGTDYVDLYQIHRWDYTTPIEETMEALHDVVKAGKARYIGASAMYAWQFLKALHIAEKNGWTRFVSMQNHLNLLYREEEREMLPLCKEEKIGVIPYSPLAGGRLTRDAQETTHRSETDQVAKSKYDATADTDRLIVEQVAAIAEKRGVPRVQIALSWLLQKEPVTAPIIGATKTSHLEDAVAALSITLTPEEIALLEEPYVPHPVVGAQ
- a CDS encoding S-layer homology domain-containing protein, yielding MLKLKNRNKWIASAMVLGIASGSIVSLPWLGGAQTAYAATADTQSETGFVAQARTLGLMTGGNQGDFMAQKNLTRAEAAKILCGLFQLEVNNQPQTSFMDVSSDAWGAPYIEAVRAAGYMTGNGELFRPGDAITKEELIVSLVRAMHLQDTSTADAQQNAVQVARSYGLLSENASATDLKNPLNRESGAEVFVSLLDHPVGEVKSEGNTVRIGNIPYQLEGSLQGLFGENNKAVLKGAKIDLNRNLRTLTGVNKLEINADGGVFDGKGVSFDGRLIVNGSVTLKNMSSTGVLEIKGSGTQPVSAILENTTWSGVELGSKDAKLTATGTTKIDNLTLKNDASIGTEGDAAISRVSLQQGLGKLLVSGSIGLLDASQYVGVPFITLAKGAAINQLNLPEQKQPQDVIVNYNAMKEAVSLVNGTKNSSSVGSVVTDTDSKDKKKRDSDIVSIDRSQLETEVHAAKELLERAGEGGLDQALYTVAAKENLSIAINQAMLVLNNTAATQAEVDQALSTLKQDVSVYTTSATEPVIGTQELTRLVQLASTTLEQNRMVGDEFPPLWDDSLSQAIQFGNNVLEGNAPQNIVDREAESLRRVIKVYKASVKLRDAYLHFVDVTDRVDNLKTDKARYKSLVREGSNVYVNPLATTEQLEEWTQKIDLATESFLALQAADFSVLKNTLQEAQVIYDQNGSQNAELDNLIQEYTEKMHTAMTQQDVLNLNMELSQRLTEFTVPLPATTREKLQQLVQDIQLKLLSNPVARNYLNTEMLSLEQQTGQANFALIMPFTPEEQLVISYNQLSQAKGTYLEKYNEKRLQLRDKVIEMQTSINGILLQNSGALSAEAQQALSSASEHASTFLGLSSFELQDVVPVYEELQQVQSQYAAPITVDTTLLNHNINLANNEILTFGRHYTEQDNEELQGQINLANLVLNNPDSTQVQVDQANTDLITAFANYQFKWIVTDLDINELKNIANNLLTVNGTDPTTVYFHRVVDAFNRLDQYLPMPELKKNYMDLEDAIQEYKDFVASQQQNSGTGSSDSNGRPTPPSDSDGTGSSDSSSGATPPSDSNGTGSGDSSSGPTPPSDNSGTGSGDSNGGATPPSDSNGTGSGDSSSGATPPSDSSGTGSGDSSGGTTPPSDNSGDDSSSIPGGSIDDVMIP